A single Silvibacterium dinghuense DNA region contains:
- a CDS encoding SDR family NAD(P)-dependent oxidoreductase encodes MSEPVAVITGAAQGIGRRTADLLASEGYRMAVIDLHEPAHAFADNVFLHLGDITQETSVAEFADAVFARYGQVDVLVNNAGISHIAPAETISAADYRRVLEVNLVAPFLLAKVFGRQMLDAGSGSIVNVASIAGTAGVGDRAAYNASKHGLIGLTRTLAAEWGGRGVRVNAVCPGWVKTEMDEADQAGGSYADEDITRRVPMGRFAIPEDIAQAIAFLADGRRSGFVNGHTLVVDGGWTADASWERLRLSKRGDTAAEGSR; translated from the coding sequence ATGAGCGAACCTGTTGCTGTGATCACCGGGGCTGCGCAGGGCATTGGCCGCCGCACTGCCGACCTGCTGGCTTCCGAGGGCTATCGTATGGCGGTCATCGACCTGCATGAGCCCGCGCACGCCTTTGCCGACAACGTGTTTCTGCACCTCGGCGACATTACGCAGGAGACCTCGGTCGCAGAGTTTGCGGACGCGGTCTTCGCCCGCTATGGACAAGTCGACGTTCTGGTAAACAATGCCGGCATCAGCCACATCGCGCCCGCGGAGACGATCTCTGCAGCAGACTATCGGCGTGTGCTCGAAGTGAACCTTGTAGCGCCGTTTCTGCTGGCGAAGGTATTCGGTCGGCAGATGCTCGATGCGGGCAGCGGATCGATCGTGAACGTGGCCTCGATTGCCGGCACCGCCGGTGTGGGAGACCGCGCCGCCTATAACGCCTCGAAGCATGGACTGATCGGGCTGACACGCACGCTCGCCGCCGAGTGGGGCGGGCGCGGGGTACGCGTAAACGCAGTGTGTCCTGGCTGGGTAAAGACAGAAATGGACGAGGCCGATCAGGCCGGCGGCAGCTATGCGGACGAAGACATCACCCGGCGCGTGCCGATGGGCCGCTTCGCTATCCCCGAAGATATTGCGCAGGCGATTGCGTTCCTGGCCGATGGCCGCAGAAGCGGCTTCGTGAATGGGCACACGTTGGTGGTAGACGGCGGCTGGACAGCCGATGCGAGCTGGGAGCGTCTGCGGCTGAGCAAACGCGGCGACACTGCTGCGGAAGGCTCGCGATGA
- a CDS encoding aldo/keto reductase → MKLRTLGHTGMRISEIGLGTWGMGGAVTGWHGTDDATSTAAIHRALDLGLNFIDTALSYGEGHSERLIGAALAERPDTEVMVASKIPPKNGFQNARSPETPLSDAFPPEHVIAMTEESLRNLRRETLELQQLHLWHDSWLASTTERDALFEAIARLRKQGKVRAFGISILRSNPENGVALIESGLVDAVQVIYNLFDQRAAARLFPLCIERNIGVLARVPLDEGGLTGTITAETVFPEGDFRAGYFQGERKREVAERCAAVVADLRETDESITLADLPRIALQYVLAHPAVTATIPGMRSPRHAERNCAIGSLPPLTKEQLAILERHSWARSW, encoded by the coding sequence ATGAAGCTGCGCACACTGGGGCACACGGGCATGCGCATCTCTGAAATCGGGCTGGGCACGTGGGGCATGGGCGGCGCGGTGACTGGCTGGCATGGCACGGACGATGCAACGAGCACGGCGGCCATCCATCGTGCACTGGACCTGGGACTGAACTTCATCGACACGGCGCTCTCTTACGGTGAAGGGCATAGCGAGCGGCTGATCGGCGCGGCGCTGGCGGAGCGGCCGGATACCGAGGTGATGGTCGCCTCGAAGATTCCTCCGAAGAACGGCTTTCAGAATGCGCGCTCGCCGGAGACACCGCTGTCCGATGCCTTTCCACCGGAGCACGTGATTGCGATGACCGAGGAGAGCCTGCGCAATCTGCGCCGCGAGACATTGGAACTGCAACAGCTGCACCTGTGGCATGACAGCTGGCTTGCAAGCACAACAGAGCGCGATGCGCTCTTCGAGGCGATAGCGCGGCTGCGCAAGCAGGGAAAGGTCCGCGCCTTCGGTATCTCCATCCTGCGGAGCAATCCGGAGAATGGCGTAGCGCTGATCGAGAGCGGACTGGTGGACGCGGTGCAGGTGATCTATAACCTCTTCGACCAGCGGGCGGCGGCGCGACTCTTCCCGCTGTGCATCGAGCGCAACATCGGCGTGCTGGCGCGGGTGCCGCTCGATGAGGGCGGACTGACCGGAACGATTACGGCTGAGACCGTCTTTCCGGAAGGCGATTTCCGCGCGGGCTACTTCCAGGGCGAGCGCAAACGCGAGGTCGCCGAGCGATGCGCGGCGGTCGTGGCCGATCTGCGCGAGACCGATGAAAGCATCACACTCGCCGATCTTCCGCGCATAGCGCTGCAGTATGTACTCGCGCATCCGGCAGTCACGGCAACAATTCCGGGCATGCGCTCGCCGCGCCATGCCGAGCGCAACTGCGCAATCGGCAGCCTGCCGCCACTGACGAAGGAGCAGCTGGCGATCCTCGAACGCCATAGCTGGGCTCGCAGCTGGTAA